A section of the Pseudomonas tritici genome encodes:
- the nuoI gene encoding NADH-quinone oxidoreductase subunit NuoI — translation MFKYIGDIVKGTGTQLRSLVMVFGHGFRKRDTLQYPEEAVYLPPRYRGRIVLTRDPDGEERCVACNLCAVACPVGCISLQKAETEDGRWYPDFFRINFSRCIFCGLCEEACPTTAIQLTPDFEMAEFKRQDLVYEKEDLLISGPGKNPDYNFYRVAGMAVAGKPKGAAQNEAEPINVKSLLP, via the coding sequence ATGTTCAAATATATTGGCGACATCGTTAAGGGTACCGGTACCCAGTTGCGAAGCCTGGTGATGGTGTTCGGTCACGGCTTCCGCAAACGCGACACCCTGCAATACCCGGAAGAAGCGGTGTACCTGCCGCCGCGTTATCGCGGCCGTATCGTGCTGACCCGTGACCCCGATGGCGAAGAGCGTTGCGTAGCCTGCAACCTGTGCGCCGTGGCGTGCCCGGTGGGTTGCATCTCCCTGCAGAAAGCTGAAACCGAAGACGGTCGCTGGTACCCGGACTTCTTCCGCATCAACTTCTCGCGCTGCATTTTCTGCGGCCTCTGCGAGGAAGCTTGCCCGACCACCGCAATCCAGCTGACACCGGATTTCGAGATGGCCGAGTTCAAACGTCAGGACCTGGTGTACGAGAAAGAAGATCTGCTGATCTCTGGTCCCGGTAAAAACCCTGATTACAACTTCTATCGTGTTGCAGGTATGGCCGTTGCTGGTAAGCCGAAAGGCGCCGCACAAAACGAAGCCGAG